The following proteins are encoded in a genomic region of Sneathiella marina:
- a CDS encoding TRAP transporter small permease yields the protein MVKIVDWISNAFAVLSMVILIFIMLFITVSVCGRYFLGVSIPDDIIIMQALLVVMVFLPFAYVQRKGEHLSVSILTDHLPAKGQYICQLIGLFVGISFMAIVMVASFGDAYTAYVDEAIFEGPLEIKEWPSRGSVFVGTGLLLIKLVLDFITAILHGPMADEISSPAEY from the coding sequence ATGGTAAAAATTGTTGATTGGATCAGCAATGCCTTCGCAGTTTTGTCGATGGTTATTCTGATCTTTATAATGCTTTTTATTACAGTTTCTGTTTGTGGCCGGTATTTTCTCGGCGTCTCCATTCCGGATGACATCATCATTATGCAGGCTTTGTTAGTGGTCATGGTCTTCTTGCCATTTGCTTATGTACAGCGAAAAGGCGAACACTTGAGTGTGTCCATATTAACCGACCACTTACCGGCTAAAGGACAATATATTTGCCAATTAATTGGACTTTTTGTCGGCATTTCCTTTATGGCGATCGTTATGGTTGCTTCCTTTGGAGATGCATATACCGCTTATGTTGATGAAGCTATCTTTGAAGGACCATTGGAGATCAAAGAATGGCCATCTCGAGGATCGGTATTTGTCGGCACAGGGTTACTCCTCATTAAATTGGTTCTTGATTTTATAACTGCCATCCTTCACGGGCCTATGGCGGATGAAATCAGCTCACCTGCAGAATATTAA
- a CDS encoding methyl-accepting chemotaxis protein, whose product MFGFKFKLSHKLPLTIIGGSLVTALVLGATSYMQSSDSVHKEMENNLKTIVQARTSALDGYFASIREDLDIIATSPITASALKDFTFAWDAAGPNAQSHLQAQYITDNPHPTGQKEKLDAVNDGSLYGMAHKNYHAWFRKVLQERQYYDIFLFDTRGNLVYSVYKELDYATNLETGEYKDTDLGNAFRAAAANASTGKDVFFDFRPYAPSADAPASFIAKPVVDADGKLLGVLSFQMPIDRLNAIMNEATGLGETGESFLVGGDYLMRSDSRFSEESTILDRHVAINSVASALEDKSGFSPAENLEGVVSAVAYGPFKFMGTTWAVIAEISETEFNAPIVSLRNTMIWEVLILLVFIGAIGFFLARQISVALSKINGTMTKLAEGDNTVEVIYQDRVDEVGEMARSVQFFKDSAIERERLTAEAKEAAEEQTRRETAQRDAEAKKEAEEREKERADVEAREARATKITDMVNGFDNKVKTLIANLNNSATNFSTNAEQLKVTAETTNSLSTEVSVAAGQATSNVQTVAAAAEELSSSISEISRQVTQASGVSEEAVSEATTSIDSVNDLADRAQKIGDVVTMISDIASQTNLLALNATIEAARAGDAGKGFAVVASEVKALATQTARATEEIEKQINEMQQASSSTVSAINSISSVINSIREATVSISSAVEEQSAATAEISRNVQQASTGTAAVSTKIETVSTESQNTGEAAINMQTASQELTELSSNLKENVEAFLDDVRAA is encoded by the coding sequence ATGTTCGGATTCAAGTTTAAACTTTCTCACAAACTTCCTCTTACAATTATTGGTGGATCTCTAGTTACAGCTCTAGTTCTTGGAGCAACGAGCTACATGCAAAGCTCCGACTCCGTTCATAAAGAAATGGAAAATAACTTAAAAACCATTGTTCAGGCCCGCACCTCTGCCCTGGACGGCTATTTCGCGTCAATCCGGGAAGACCTTGATATTATTGCAACCAGTCCTATCACAGCTTCAGCGCTGAAAGACTTCACTTTCGCCTGGGACGCAGCCGGGCCAAACGCACAGTCCCATTTGCAGGCCCAATATATAACTGACAATCCGCATCCGACCGGACAGAAGGAAAAACTGGATGCTGTCAATGACGGTTCATTATACGGCATGGCGCACAAGAATTATCATGCGTGGTTCCGCAAGGTTCTACAAGAACGCCAATATTACGATATTTTCCTGTTCGATACTCGCGGCAACCTCGTTTATTCCGTCTACAAAGAACTGGATTACGCAACCAACCTTGAAACCGGCGAATATAAGGATACCGATCTTGGCAATGCCTTTCGGGCAGCTGCCGCCAATGCCAGCACTGGCAAAGATGTTTTCTTTGATTTCCGCCCCTATGCACCAAGCGCAGACGCGCCGGCCAGCTTTATTGCCAAACCAGTCGTAGATGCAGATGGCAAGCTCTTGGGAGTTCTCTCCTTTCAGATGCCAATTGACAGGTTGAACGCGATTATGAATGAAGCAACCGGCCTCGGTGAAACTGGCGAAAGTTTCCTTGTGGGCGGTGATTATCTCATGCGGAGTGATTCCCGTTTCTCTGAAGAATCGACCATCCTAGATCGCCATGTCGCAATAAATTCTGTTGCTTCAGCTCTTGAAGATAAAAGCGGATTTTCTCCCGCAGAAAATCTTGAAGGAGTTGTCTCTGCTGTCGCGTATGGTCCTTTCAAATTTATGGGAACAACGTGGGCGGTTATAGCTGAAATTAGCGAAACCGAATTTAATGCACCCATTGTGTCCCTTCGCAATACCATGATTTGGGAGGTGCTTATCCTTCTCGTCTTTATCGGCGCGATCGGGTTCTTTTTGGCGCGCCAGATTTCGGTAGCACTGTCGAAAATCAATGGCACCATGACAAAACTGGCCGAGGGCGACAACACTGTTGAGGTCATCTATCAAGACAGAGTAGATGAAGTTGGAGAAATGGCTCGTTCCGTTCAGTTTTTCAAAGATAGTGCCATTGAACGTGAACGCCTTACAGCGGAAGCTAAAGAAGCAGCTGAAGAACAAACTCGGCGCGAAACTGCCCAACGAGATGCGGAAGCTAAAAAAGAAGCGGAGGAACGTGAAAAAGAACGTGCTGACGTTGAAGCCCGTGAAGCTCGTGCCACAAAAATCACGGACATGGTCAATGGGTTTGATAATAAGGTAAAAACACTTATTGCCAATCTGAACAATTCTGCCACAAATTTCAGTACAAATGCGGAGCAACTAAAAGTTACGGCTGAAACCACTAACAGCTTGTCTACGGAGGTCTCTGTTGCAGCTGGGCAAGCAACTTCAAATGTCCAGACGGTAGCGGCGGCGGCGGAAGAATTGTCTTCTTCCATCTCTGAAATCAGTCGGCAGGTAACCCAGGCTTCTGGGGTATCGGAAGAAGCTGTCAGCGAAGCAACCACAAGCATTGATTCAGTCAATGATTTGGCTGACCGAGCCCAGAAGATTGGTGATGTTGTTACAATGATTAGCGATATTGCTAGCCAAACCAACTTACTGGCCTTGAACGCAACAATTGAAGCGGCTCGTGCAGGTGACGCCGGTAAAGGCTTTGCCGTCGTCGCGTCTGAAGTTAAAGCACTTGCCACTCAAACAGCGAGAGCAACGGAAGAAATCGAGAAACAGATTAATGAAATGCAGCAGGCGTCGTCGTCAACGGTGTCCGCAATCAACAGCATTAGCTCGGTTATCAATTCCATTCGCGAGGCTACTGTTTCTATTTCCTCCGCCGTCGAGGAACAAAGTGCAGCTACGGCTGAGATTTCTCGTAATGTTCAACAGGCTTCTACCGGGACAGCTGCTGTTTCTACAAAAATTGAAACAGTCTCGACCGAATCCCAGAATACCGGCGAAGCGGCCATTAATATGCAGACTGCTTCTCAGGAACTCACCGAATTATCAAGCAACCTGAAAGAAAATGTGGAAGCATTCCTTGATGATGTTCGTGCAGCGTAA
- a CDS encoding TauD/TfdA dioxygenase family protein, producing MSKQSISFHRTNGGVGAFVEDIDLSQPLQPETSKEIKKGLGEHGVLFFRNQKLNPKAHEAFAEGLGVIDVNRFFKPVEGFPKIAEVRKEPEQVYAIGEDWHTDHSYDQIPALGSILLAKELPRHGGDTMFANMYLAYDALSDGFKEIVDSLQAEHSSRHQFGGQSAVSRNADDTGGRLGNPELATQDAIHPVVIRHPISGKKALYVNKAFTLGIVGWSRAESKALLDFLYDHASRPEFTYRFEWAEGSMAMWDNRATWHRALNDYHGERRLMHRITLQGEELFAG from the coding sequence ATGTCAAAGCAGTCAATTTCTTTCCATCGGACGAACGGTGGCGTCGGTGCTTTTGTAGAAGACATCGATCTGTCACAACCTTTGCAACCTGAAACTTCTAAAGAAATTAAAAAAGGGCTGGGCGAGCATGGTGTTCTATTTTTTAGAAACCAAAAACTAAATCCAAAGGCTCATGAAGCATTTGCCGAAGGTCTGGGCGTTATTGACGTCAACAGATTCTTTAAACCTGTTGAGGGCTTTCCGAAAATAGCGGAAGTTCGAAAAGAACCGGAACAGGTTTACGCGATTGGTGAGGATTGGCATACGGATCATTCCTATGATCAAATACCGGCACTCGGTTCAATTCTTTTGGCAAAAGAACTTCCCCGACATGGCGGTGATACGATGTTTGCCAATATGTATCTGGCTTATGACGCACTTTCTGATGGGTTTAAAGAGATTGTAGATAGCCTTCAGGCGGAGCATTCTTCGCGACATCAGTTTGGTGGACAGTCGGCAGTCAGTAGAAATGCGGATGACACGGGTGGCCGACTTGGTAATCCGGAGTTAGCAACACAGGATGCAATACATCCTGTTGTTATCAGGCACCCCATAAGCGGGAAGAAAGCGCTCTATGTAAATAAGGCCTTTACACTTGGCATTGTTGGCTGGTCACGTGCGGAAAGCAAAGCGCTGCTTGATTTTCTTTATGATCATGCGAGCCGTCCCGAATTCACCTATCGTTTTGAATGGGCGGAAGGGTCTATGGCGATGTGGGATAACCGAGCGACATGGCATCGTGCGTTAAATGATTATCACGGGGAGCGTCGTTTAATGCATCGGATTACATTACAGGGTGAAGAATTATTCGCCGGTTAG
- a CDS encoding C4-dicarboxylate TRAP transporter substrate-binding protein: MLKLATLQKKLVSVLALSGMIMGIAAASAEAIELRYSDIGPPRGPRALSLIWWGEELAKRTNNEVTVKFYWSQSLVKGKETLKAVGSGLTDSGTILGIYTPAELPLWNLSNAPFGVDDEWVGMRTWYEMRQVNEDLIAETKKKNVKILANYTTGSVDILSKEPITSVADVKGKKFRTSGGWTGLFKNLGASTVKVGFGELYQALDRGTVDGTQNYIQAVKAYKQYEVAGHITQISMGQVLGFGLGINLKTYNKLSDANRKILDEVSFEMMEHFAESYATSVSEAKAAMTAGIDGKKVVFHEVSDRDEWIAASADFVPTWKEKVSKKGIDADAFVAQFEEIKAKYEKELAEKGYPWTRN; the protein is encoded by the coding sequence ATGCTGAAACTTGCGACCCTTCAAAAAAAACTCGTCTCGGTCCTCGCCCTAAGCGGCATGATAATGGGCATTGCGGCGGCATCAGCTGAAGCCATTGAGCTCCGCTATTCTGATATAGGCCCGCCCCGTGGTCCCCGTGCTCTTTCGTTGATCTGGTGGGGAGAGGAACTTGCAAAACGAACAAACAACGAAGTTACAGTGAAGTTTTACTGGAGTCAGTCGCTGGTGAAAGGTAAGGAAACTTTGAAAGCTGTCGGCTCTGGCCTAACAGACTCAGGGACAATCCTTGGTATCTATACACCTGCTGAATTACCATTGTGGAATTTATCAAATGCACCGTTTGGTGTCGACGATGAGTGGGTCGGCATGCGCACTTGGTATGAAATGCGGCAGGTAAACGAGGACCTAATTGCAGAAACCAAGAAAAAGAATGTAAAGATTCTTGCAAACTATACGACAGGGTCGGTGGATATTCTTTCCAAAGAGCCGATAACCAGTGTAGCGGACGTGAAAGGTAAAAAATTCCGGACAAGTGGTGGCTGGACAGGCCTTTTCAAAAACTTAGGGGCATCGACTGTGAAAGTTGGCTTTGGTGAACTTTATCAGGCTTTGGACCGTGGAACTGTTGATGGAACGCAAAACTACATCCAGGCTGTAAAAGCCTATAAACAGTATGAAGTTGCTGGCCATATTACTCAAATATCCATGGGACAAGTGCTCGGATTTGGTCTTGGAATAAACCTGAAAACCTATAATAAATTGTCGGATGCAAATAGAAAGATCCTGGACGAAGTAAGTTTCGAAATGATGGAACATTTCGCGGAATCCTACGCAACATCAGTGTCAGAAGCAAAAGCTGCAATGACGGCTGGCATCGACGGGAAAAAAGTTGTTTTTCATGAAGTTTCCGACAGAGATGAATGGATTGCCGCATCCGCCGATTTCGTCCCGACTTGGAAGGAAAAAGTAAGCAAAAAGGGTATCGATGCTGATGCATTCGTCGCCCAGTTTGAAGAGATTAAAGCCAAATACGAAAAAGAATTGGCTGAAAAAGGGTACCCCTGGACCCGTAATTAA
- a CDS encoding group I truncated hemoglobin, with product MTTTLYSRLGGYDGIAMFSTTVVGLARKDDLLGRFWTNRGEDRNARELQLLIDYFVKATGGQMYYRGRDMVVSHQGMGITEADWNRFMEIVVGVAGDMGVGPDEGGEVMAFLDSLKADIVAA from the coding sequence ATGACAACTACTCTCTACTCCCGCCTTGGTGGCTATGATGGCATCGCTATGTTTTCAACCACTGTCGTCGGACTCGCCCGCAAGGATGATCTACTGGGGCGTTTCTGGACCAATCGAGGTGAAGACAGAAACGCGCGCGAACTCCAGCTTCTGATTGACTATTTCGTTAAAGCAACGGGCGGGCAAATGTATTACAGAGGTCGCGACATGGTGGTTTCCCATCAGGGCATGGGGATTACCGAGGCCGACTGGAACCGGTTCATGGAGATCGTGGTTGGCGTTGCCGGTGATATGGGCGTTGGCCCGGATGAAGGCGGTGAGGTGATGGCTTTTCTCGACAGCCTCAAAGCGGATATCGTGGCAGCATAG
- a CDS encoding nickel/cobalt transporter, which translates to MPNRITIALAMVLCLGILVNSPVYAVVGVSEPTLWTRSVSWIMAQQRAFHQELSAALNALADNGGMAATASLIFGSFLYGVFHAAGPGHGKAVLTTYLLTHPHRIGRGVGLAAVSAFCQGVVAIILVYGLIYLAGWVPRETSTAIAWSERLSYFLVAAIGALLVLRTLRQLFRRHFPDNKTTGSHSLDHNHGEDCGHSHMPSGEQLEHIHDLRSAIGVILAIGLRPCTGAVLVLVLARALSLPIAGIAAVVAMSAGTGVAVAALAFLAVSARQKASAMTAGKSVFWRLFGNGLTLAGGGLLLAIGISLLGASFHSRHPLGL; encoded by the coding sequence ATGCCCAACAGAATAACTATTGCCCTGGCGATGGTTCTCTGCCTGGGAATTCTGGTCAATTCTCCTGTATATGCAGTTGTTGGCGTCAGTGAGCCAACGCTTTGGACACGCTCTGTGAGCTGGATTATGGCGCAGCAACGGGCTTTTCATCAGGAGCTGTCCGCCGCCCTGAATGCCCTGGCGGATAACGGAGGCATGGCGGCGACCGCCAGCTTGATATTTGGAAGTTTTCTCTACGGTGTCTTTCATGCGGCGGGCCCGGGGCATGGCAAGGCGGTTCTGACCACTTATCTTCTCACCCATCCACACAGGATCGGCCGGGGTGTCGGGCTTGCTGCGGTCAGCGCATTTTGTCAGGGGGTGGTTGCAATAATTCTTGTTTACGGCCTGATTTATCTCGCCGGGTGGGTGCCACGCGAAACGAGCACTGCAATCGCCTGGAGCGAGCGGCTTAGTTACTTCCTGGTGGCAGCAATTGGGGCGCTTTTGGTTTTACGGACCTTGCGGCAACTCTTCAGGCGGCATTTTCCGGACAATAAGACGACAGGCTCGCATTCTCTTGATCATAACCACGGCGAAGATTGCGGGCATAGCCATATGCCAAGTGGGGAACAGCTCGAGCATATTCATGATCTTCGCTCTGCAATTGGCGTGATACTGGCTATTGGGCTCCGGCCTTGTACAGGGGCAGTTTTGGTTTTGGTGCTGGCCCGGGCGCTATCGCTGCCGATTGCGGGCATCGCAGCCGTGGTTGCCATGTCGGCGGGAACAGGGGTGGCCGTTGCCGCACTTGCCTTCCTTGCGGTTTCGGCGCGGCAAAAAGCATCTGCCATGACCGCAGGCAAAAGCGTTTTCTGGCGGCTTTTCGGCAATGGTTTGACACTTGCCGGAGGCGGCCTCTTGCTGGCGATCGGAATTTCCCTGCTCGGTGCGTCCTTCCACAGCCGCCATCCGCTCGGGCTTTAG
- a CDS encoding TRAP transporter large permease, giving the protein MEPLTLGIIGLVILLLLIFIKVPMAFALGIVGFVGLIFAIGWPNGSELDLERGFEAAWSFVSFEPFSFIASFSLVAIPLFLMMGYVAFHAGFTKDIYHTARMWLGGLKGGLAMASVAGCAMFAAVSGSSLATAAAMGKLAVPEMLRYKYDKGLATGVVAASGTLGSLIPPSILMILYGIFTEQSVGKLLMAGFIPGVLSAGIYMAMIWVRAAISPELAPTPERVSWSEKVHSLKGTWSIIVLFIIIMGGIYTGFVTPTEAAAIGALGAWVLGFISKRMTRKTSRDAIVETVTQISSIFAVVLGAKIFVGFIAITGVASVLAEWAIGLDLPPIGILLALSLVFIILGTFMDPLGIMLLTLPVVTPVVEALGYDLIWFGVIMVKFLEIGLITPPVGLNVYVLKGVVGDKVRLETIFKGILWFLLMDVVTLFILIAFPEISLWLPSLI; this is encoded by the coding sequence ATGGAACCGTTGACTCTAGGGATTATAGGACTCGTAATCCTGCTGCTTCTAATTTTCATTAAAGTCCCCATGGCATTCGCACTGGGGATCGTTGGCTTTGTTGGCTTAATCTTCGCCATCGGCTGGCCAAACGGTAGCGAACTCGATTTGGAGCGTGGTTTCGAAGCCGCGTGGTCTTTCGTCAGTTTCGAGCCGTTTTCTTTCATTGCATCATTTTCTTTGGTGGCTATTCCCCTCTTCTTAATGATGGGCTATGTGGCGTTCCACGCAGGTTTCACCAAGGACATATATCACACTGCCCGTATGTGGCTCGGTGGTCTTAAAGGTGGTCTGGCAATGGCTTCGGTTGCAGGTTGTGCAATGTTTGCCGCTGTCAGTGGGTCAAGTCTGGCAACTGCCGCCGCGATGGGTAAACTAGCAGTACCAGAAATGCTGCGCTATAAATATGATAAGGGGCTGGCAACCGGTGTTGTTGCTGCAAGCGGAACACTTGGTTCCCTCATTCCCCCCAGCATCTTGATGATCCTGTACGGGATATTTACAGAACAATCGGTCGGTAAATTATTGATGGCCGGATTTATTCCCGGTGTCTTGTCTGCAGGAATTTACATGGCGATGATCTGGGTACGTGCTGCCATCAGCCCGGAATTGGCCCCCACGCCGGAACGGGTGAGCTGGAGTGAGAAAGTGCACTCTCTTAAAGGCACTTGGTCCATTATTGTCCTGTTTATCATTATCATGGGTGGCATTTATACCGGGTTTGTTACTCCGACTGAAGCCGCCGCCATTGGTGCTCTCGGGGCCTGGGTTTTGGGATTCATATCCAAACGAATGACCCGCAAAACATCCAGAGACGCTATCGTTGAGACCGTAACACAGATAAGCAGTATTTTTGCAGTTGTGCTGGGGGCAAAAATATTCGTCGGTTTCATTGCGATCACTGGTGTCGCAAGTGTCCTTGCAGAATGGGCGATTGGTCTTGATTTACCACCAATCGGCATCTTGTTGGCGCTCTCCTTGGTTTTCATAATTCTTGGAACATTTATGGATCCCTTAGGCATTATGTTGCTTACATTACCTGTTGTGACACCCGTCGTTGAAGCACTCGGTTACGACCTGATATGGTTTGGCGTCATTATGGTAAAGTTCCTGGAAATCGGACTGATCACACCCCCGGTCGGCTTAAATGTGTATGTACTCAAAGGCGTGGTCGGCGATAAAGTAAGGCTGGAAACCATATTCAAGGGAATTTTGTGGTTCTTGCTTATGGATGTAGTGACTTTATTCATCCTCATCGCTTTTCCGGAAATCAGCCTTTGGTTGCCTAGCTTGATATAA
- a CDS encoding zinc ABC transporter substrate-binding protein, giving the protein MKTPSKTADIENFLAGKLKEEGDSMKKILLAIGFALFSSMQTYAAPTSNIVVTIAPLHSLVQGVMGETGEAELLVKGYASPHDFQLKPSQIASLQQADFVFYVGENLETFLLSALETLPEGTEKVALAKQPGVSALDVREGGNWEGHDHSAHGSHKDGTHDHEESVDPHIWLDPANAIAMVKVITRELSKAHPENRSLYKANALAVISDIELRDKEIKALLQPVQAVPFVVFHDAFQYFEKHYDLTAVGSIVIDPTESASVKRLAALRQKVVEVGAVCIFREPQFSDRLSVVVAEGTKAKLATIDPMGAALPLGAGFYPTLLEEIAEGMASCLGK; this is encoded by the coding sequence GTGAAAACGCCCTCAAAAACGGCCGATATAGAAAACTTCCTTGCCGGGAAGCTGAAGGAAGAAGGGGATTCAATGAAGAAAATTTTGCTGGCAATCGGTTTCGCATTGTTTAGTTCAATGCAGACATATGCAGCCCCGACTTCAAACATTGTTGTCACGATTGCCCCCCTTCATTCCCTCGTCCAGGGTGTCATGGGGGAAACCGGCGAAGCCGAGTTGCTAGTGAAAGGGTACGCCTCCCCGCATGATTTTCAGTTAAAGCCCTCTCAAATAGCCTCACTTCAACAGGCGGATTTCGTTTTTTATGTTGGAGAGAACCTTGAAACCTTTTTGTTGAGCGCCCTTGAAACCTTACCTGAAGGTACTGAGAAAGTAGCCCTGGCAAAGCAACCGGGAGTATCCGCCCTGGATGTAAGGGAAGGTGGTAATTGGGAAGGTCATGATCATTCCGCACATGGCAGTCACAAGGACGGCACACATGATCATGAGGAGAGTGTAGATCCCCATATCTGGCTTGACCCTGCAAATGCCATAGCCATGGTAAAAGTGATCACCCGCGAACTCTCGAAAGCCCATCCGGAAAATAGGTCTCTTTATAAAGCGAACGCGTTAGCTGTCATCTCAGATATTGAGCTGCGTGATAAGGAGATAAAGGCCCTGCTTCAGCCGGTTCAGGCTGTCCCATTTGTTGTCTTTCATGACGCCTTTCAGTATTTTGAAAAGCATTATGACCTGACAGCTGTTGGATCCATTGTCATCGACCCTACGGAATCTGCTTCGGTAAAACGTCTTGCTGCCCTGCGCCAGAAAGTGGTCGAAGTCGGTGCCGTATGTATTTTCCGCGAACCACAATTTTCCGACAGACTGTCTGTTGTTGTCGCGGAAGGAACCAAGGCGAAATTGGCTACCATTGATCCCATGGGCGCTGCACTCCCTCTGGGCGCAGGCTTCTATCCAACCCTACTGGAAGAAATTGCCGAGGGCATGGCCAGCTGCCTTGGAAAGTGA
- a CDS encoding GFA family protein: protein MNHKSQTRDGGCTCGHVRYQITSKPLIVHCCHCCGCQKNSGSSFALNALFEADRVELISGEIEEILVPTPSGTGQTITRCSKCKVAVWSNYNMGGLRERIRFIRVGTLDDSDQFPPDVHIYTRSKQPWVILPKEDQKVDVFYEFREAWSPESMERLAKIEKSVGIKIS from the coding sequence ATGAACCACAAATCCCAAACAAGAGACGGTGGCTGCACATGCGGCCATGTGCGTTACCAGATAACCTCGAAGCCCTTGATTGTACATTGCTGCCACTGCTGCGGCTGCCAGAAAAACTCAGGCTCTTCTTTTGCATTGAATGCCCTTTTTGAAGCTGATCGGGTGGAGCTGATTTCGGGTGAGATCGAGGAAATTTTAGTTCCAACGCCCAGCGGCACTGGCCAGACCATTACTCGATGCTCCAAATGCAAAGTCGCGGTTTGGAGCAACTACAACATGGGCGGTTTGCGTGAGCGTATCCGGTTCATTCGCGTCGGCACGCTCGATGACTCCGACCAATTTCCGCCAGACGTGCATATTTACACACGCTCAAAACAGCCGTGGGTCATTCTGCCAAAGGAAGACCAGAAGGTTGACGTGTTTTATGAATTTAGAGAAGCCTGGTCGCCTGAGAGCATGGAACGTCTGGCAAAAATCGAAAAGTCCGTTGGTATCAAGATTTCTTGA
- a CDS encoding phytanoyl-CoA dioxygenase family protein produces the protein MQLTDHQLIDFDKNGYLFFPGKFSPDEATLLKQEAEAVYAMDRKEVWRESSGVARTAFAAHRYNEGFRRLGAHPRLIEPVEQVLDGSVYMHQFKVNAKAAFDGDVWQWHQDYGTWKRDDEMPEPRAMNIAVFLDDVTAANGPLLFIPGSHKLGVVEAGHDLETTSYPLWTLGRDKVSELAERGGCVAPTGPAGSMLMFSSLLVHASPANISPFDRTIVYLSLCHVDNHIRAFNREEWIAHREFKAIEAMDDNCLMELIAERRQAAE, from the coding sequence ATGCAATTAACCGATCACCAATTGATAGATTTTGACAAGAACGGATACCTGTTCTTCCCCGGTAAATTTTCGCCAGATGAAGCGACACTTCTCAAACAGGAAGCGGAGGCGGTTTATGCCATGGACCGAAAGGAAGTATGGCGCGAAAGTTCAGGTGTCGCGCGAACAGCCTTCGCTGCACATCGCTATAATGAGGGTTTTAGACGCCTCGGCGCTCATCCCCGCTTGATTGAGCCGGTCGAACAGGTTCTCGACGGATCTGTTTATATGCATCAATTCAAAGTAAATGCAAAAGCTGCCTTTGATGGCGATGTCTGGCAATGGCATCAGGATTACGGGACCTGGAAGCGTGATGACGAAATGCCGGAACCTCGCGCAATGAACATTGCAGTATTTCTTGACGATGTAACGGCAGCAAACGGCCCTTTATTATTTATTCCAGGCAGTCATAAGCTTGGAGTGGTGGAAGCCGGACATGATCTGGAAACGACCTCATATCCATTATGGACGCTGGGGCGTGATAAGGTATCAGAGCTAGCGGAACGCGGTGGATGTGTTGCTCCCACAGGTCCCGCAGGCAGCATGCTCATGTTTTCTTCTCTTTTGGTTCATGCCAGCCCAGCCAATATTTCTCCTTTTGATAGGACGATCGTTTATTTATCACTCTGCCATGTGGACAATCATATTCGCGCCTTCAACAGAGAAGAATGGATTGCCCACAGAGAATTTAAAGCCATTGAGGCGATGGACGATAACTGCCTGATGGAGCTCATCGCAGAAAGGCGACAGGCTGCTGAATAA
- a CDS encoding DUF1007 family protein, with amino-acid sequence MRLLIIICCVIFITPLRPVAAHPHVWTDMTVEVLFDEKGGVTGLRQIWLFDDYYTAYAIEGTDLDGDGKPDPAKLDEIMKVNMEQLREYGYFTDAAFNNEPLKLKPVTEMSTRMRGNRLEMSFVTAFETPVASAAKGFTYAIYDPTYYVEMLHAETDNPVVLTGAPAGCTYRLIPPNPDPSAVAQAAMLDASVRGETGLGAFFAERVSLTCPTE; translated from the coding sequence ATGCGCCTATTGATTATTATTTGCTGCGTTATATTCATAACGCCCCTCCGTCCCGTAGCCGCCCATCCCCATGTCTGGACAGATATGACGGTTGAGGTTCTGTTTGATGAAAAAGGCGGGGTCACCGGCCTGCGCCAGATCTGGCTGTTTGATGATTATTATACGGCATATGCGATCGAGGGGACGGATCTGGACGGGGACGGTAAGCCCGACCCGGCAAAGCTGGATGAAATCATGAAGGTAAATATGGAGCAACTCAGAGAATATGGTTATTTCACGGATGCGGCATTTAACAATGAGCCCCTTAAACTAAAACCCGTAACAGAGATGTCGACCAGAATGCGGGGGAACCGTCTTGAGATGTCTTTTGTCACGGCCTTCGAGACACCGGTTGCGTCAGCGGCGAAGGGTTTTACCTACGCCATCTATGACCCGACTTATTACGTTGAAATGCTACATGCTGAAACAGATAACCCAGTTGTTTTAACCGGAGCTCCGGCGGGATGTACATATAGGCTTATACCGCCCAACCCGGATCCAAGTGCGGTTGCCCAGGCCGCCATGCTCGATGCCTCCGTGCGCGGTGAAACGGGACTGGGCGCCTTTTTTGCTGAACGGGTCAGCCTAACATGCCCAACAGAATAA